Proteins encoded together in one Cyprinus carpio isolate SPL01 chromosome B14, ASM1834038v1, whole genome shotgun sequence window:
- the LOC109079910 gene encoding nuclear factor 7, brain-like: MDSKSVEELSCPVCCEIFKDPVLLSCSHSFCKECLQQFWRAKKTQECPVCRRRSSRAEPPRNLVLKNLCDSLIKERNERRSSGSEEICSLHSEKLKLFCLEDKQPVCLVCRDSEKHVKHTIRPISEVLPSHKKELNTALTSLQNKLKYAEEMKAKCDKTVQHIKSQAKHTERQIKEEFEKIHQFLRDEEEATITALREEEEQKQQMMKEKLEEMNRHISALSDTIKDTEEMMKDSDVCFLKNFSITMERVQISQPDPQMSSGALIHVSHYLSNLRFRVWRKMQETLQNTPLTLDPNTAAPWLTLSTDLTSVSYSDLRQNLPDNPERFDEYACVLGSEGFNSGTHCWDVEVGDNTYWTLGITTASNQRKGKVFFKSNVWRVQYMNNKYRSQSPDQPLTRFTVKGKLQRVRVQLDCDRGKVSFSDPLTNICLCSFTSTFTETVFPFLYNYCKTSPLRILPVKLIVTTENHS, translated from the exons ATGGATTCCAAATCTGTGGAAGAGCTTTCTTGTCCCGTGTGCTGTGAAATCTTCAAGGATCCTGTTCTTCTGTCCTGCAGTCACAGTTTCTGTAAAGAGTGTCTTCAACAGTTCTGGAGAGCCAAGAAAACTCAGGAGTGTCCCGTCTGCAGAAGAAGATCGTCAAGAGCAGAACCTCCACGTAATCTAGTGTTAAAAAACTTGTGTGATTCACTGATAAAGGAGAGAAACGAGAGGCGCTCATCAGGATCTGAGgagatctgcagtttacacagtgagaaactcaaactcttctgtctggaggacaaacagCCGGTGTGTTTAGTGTGCAGAGACTCAGAGAAACATGTCAAACACACAATCAGACCCATCAGTGAAGTGCTCCCGTCTCACAAG AAGGAACTGAATACAGCACTGACATCTTTACAAAACAAGCtcaaatatgcagaagaaatGAAAGCAAAGTGTGATAAAACTGTTCAGCACATCAAG TCTCAAGCTAAGCACACAGAGCGTCAGATTAAAGAGGAGTTTGAGAAGattcatcagtttctcagagatgaagaagaagctacaatcactgcactgagggaggaagaggagcagaagcagcagatgatgaaggagaagctggaggagatgaACAGACACATCTCAGCTCTTTCAGACACAATCAAAGACACGGAGGAGATGATGAAAGACAGTGATGTCTGCTTTCTGAAG AACTTTAGCATCACGATGGAAAG AGTCCAGATCTCACAGCCGGATCCACAGATGAGTTCTGGAGCTTTGATTCATGTGTCACATTACTTGAGTAACCTGCGcttcagagtctggaggaagatgCAGGAAACTCTCCAAAACA CTCCGTTGACTCTAGATCCAAACACAGCAGCTCCTTGGCTCACACTCTCTACTGATTTGACCAGTGTGTCGTACAGTGATTTACGTCAAAATCTTCCTGATAATCCAGAGAGGTTTGATGAGTATGCATGTGTTCTGGGATCTGAGGGCTTTAACTCAGGAACACACTGCTGGGATGTGGAGGTTGGAGACAATACATACTGGACTCTTGGAATAACCACAGCATCAAACCAAAGGAAGGGAAAGGTTTTCTTTAAGTCTAATGTCTGGCGTGTGCAGTACATGAACAATAAATACCGCTCACAATCCCCAGATCAACCCTTGACTCGCTTCACAGTTAAAGGGAAGCTGCAGCGTGTGAGAGTTCAGCTGGACTGTGACAGAGGAAAGGTGTCCTTCTCTGATCCTCTAACTAACATCTGTCTCTGCTCATTCACATCCACCTTCACAGAGACTGTCTTTCCTTTCTTATATAACTACTGCAAAACTTCCCCTCTGAGGATCTTACCAGTTAAACTGATTGTAACAACAGAAAATCACAGTTAA
- the LOC109082292 gene encoding MRN complex-interacting protein isoform X2, translating to MAQEFHVLRCFSCQTFQVQQVKKSKKWTCKVCGEKQSLMKEFGRGAAADCRRHVQKLNALRGQMLEVNSEQLLSQRDPDENYENEDFHESLDHNPKSEEVAHVSRWSKYTDQTAEGPNGCEDEEEDENVYTERHRFRSQGTRKRKNISKSFGGRDGNCEDEESWTRCSGFKRRPDQALQHNRRFNSSWSKGYASKYSSCGRSGDMEPCTSTHLPSSRQADCYPTARSSSTYTAENSGENKQQCNSSHKLPAAQLTKGLLLHSNSPSVSSHQKFGESKIENKDSKWDKFLTVVPNQQDEEECDYEAQDSSNYSDNTAVAHFTEALTDMGVNSEECGYPLDGKKDSVALERSQKSVGDICVDGNLSSSNISRSSEPAGLEKAVCKQPTLFKMPCSSLSINSLFFTDEDFDDTF from the exons ATGGCTCAAGAGTTTCACGTACTGAGATGTTTTTCCTGTCAAACATTTCAAGTACAGCAG GTGAAGAAGAGTAAGAAGTGGACGTGTAAAGTGTGCGGCGAGAAGCAGTCACTGATGAAG GAGTTCGGTCGAGGCGCCGCAGCCGACTGCAGAAGGCACGTCCAGAAGCTGAATGCTCTGCGAGGACAGATGCTGGAGGTGAACAGTGAACAGCTGCTGTCACAGCG GGACCCAGATGAAAACTATGAAAACGAAGATTTTCATGAAAGTCTGGATCACAATCCTAAATCAGAG GAAGTGGCTCATGTCAGCCGCTGGAGTAAATACACTGATCAAACAGCTGAGGGTCCAAATGGATGTGAAGATGAGGAAGAAGATGAGAATGTTTATACAGAAAGACACAGATTCAGAAGCCAAGGAACTAG gAAAAGGAAGAACATCTCTAAGTCTTTTGGTGGCCGTGATGGTAACTGTGAGGATGAGGAGTCATGGACTCGTTGTTCTGGGTTTAAGAGGCGGCCGGATCAG GCACTGCAGCATAACAGGAGGTTCAATTCATCATGGAGTAAAGGATATGCTTCCAAATATTCCTCCTGTGGCAGGTCAGGTGATATGGAGCCGTGCACTAGCACACATCTCCCATCATCCCGTCAGGCTGATTGTTATCCTACAGCCCGCTCCAGTTCCACATACACAGCGGAGAACTCTGGTGAAAATAAACAGCAGTGTAACTCTTCACATAAGCTGCCAGCAGCTCAGTTAACCAAAGGCCTTCTCCTGCACAGCAACAGTCCTTCTGTTTCTTCTCATCAGAAGTTTGGTGAATCAAAGATTGAGAATAAGGACTCCAAATGGGATAAATTCCTCACAGTTGTCCCTAATCAGCAGGATGAGGAAGAGTGTGACTATGAAGCTCAAGATTCCTCTAATTACAGTGATAACACAGCAGTGGCTCATTTCACAGAAGCACTTACAGACATGGGTGTGAATTCTGAAGAGTGCGGATATCCACTGGATGGAAAGAAAGACAGTGTTGCACTAGAGAGAAGTCAGAAGTCTGTTGGTGATATTTGTGTGGATGGAAATTTATCCAGTTCAAACATCAGTCGCAGCTCAGAGCCAGCCGGTCTTGAAAAAGCTGTCTGTAAACAGCCTACACTATTTAAGATGCCCTGTTCAAGCCTTTCCATAAACTCCCTGTTCTTTACTGATGAAGACTTTGATGACACATTTTGA
- the LOC109082292 gene encoding MRN complex-interacting protein isoform X1 — protein MAQEFHVLRCFSCQTFQVQQVKKSKKWTCKVCGEKQSLMKEFGRGAAADCRRHVQKLNALRGQMLEVNSEQLLSQRDPDENYENEDFHESLDHNPKSEQEVAHVSRWSKYTDQTAEGPNGCEDEEEDENVYTERHRFRSQGTRKRKNISKSFGGRDGNCEDEESWTRCSGFKRRPDQALQHNRRFNSSWSKGYASKYSSCGRSGDMEPCTSTHLPSSRQADCYPTARSSSTYTAENSGENKQQCNSSHKLPAAQLTKGLLLHSNSPSVSSHQKFGESKIENKDSKWDKFLTVVPNQQDEEECDYEAQDSSNYSDNTAVAHFTEALTDMGVNSEECGYPLDGKKDSVALERSQKSVGDICVDGNLSSSNISRSSEPAGLEKAVCKQPTLFKMPCSSLSINSLFFTDEDFDDTF, from the exons ATGGCTCAAGAGTTTCACGTACTGAGATGTTTTTCCTGTCAAACATTTCAAGTACAGCAG GTGAAGAAGAGTAAGAAGTGGACGTGTAAAGTGTGCGGCGAGAAGCAGTCACTGATGAAG GAGTTCGGTCGAGGCGCCGCAGCCGACTGCAGAAGGCACGTCCAGAAGCTGAATGCTCTGCGAGGACAGATGCTGGAGGTGAACAGTGAACAGCTGCTGTCACAGCG GGACCCAGATGAAAACTATGAAAACGAAGATTTTCATGAAAGTCTGGATCACAATCCTAAATCAGAG CAGGAAGTGGCTCATGTCAGCCGCTGGAGTAAATACACTGATCAAACAGCTGAGGGTCCAAATGGATGTGAAGATGAGGAAGAAGATGAGAATGTTTATACAGAAAGACACAGATTCAGAAGCCAAGGAACTAG gAAAAGGAAGAACATCTCTAAGTCTTTTGGTGGCCGTGATGGTAACTGTGAGGATGAGGAGTCATGGACTCGTTGTTCTGGGTTTAAGAGGCGGCCGGATCAG GCACTGCAGCATAACAGGAGGTTCAATTCATCATGGAGTAAAGGATATGCTTCCAAATATTCCTCCTGTGGCAGGTCAGGTGATATGGAGCCGTGCACTAGCACACATCTCCCATCATCCCGTCAGGCTGATTGTTATCCTACAGCCCGCTCCAGTTCCACATACACAGCGGAGAACTCTGGTGAAAATAAACAGCAGTGTAACTCTTCACATAAGCTGCCAGCAGCTCAGTTAACCAAAGGCCTTCTCCTGCACAGCAACAGTCCTTCTGTTTCTTCTCATCAGAAGTTTGGTGAATCAAAGATTGAGAATAAGGACTCCAAATGGGATAAATTCCTCACAGTTGTCCCTAATCAGCAGGATGAGGAAGAGTGTGACTATGAAGCTCAAGATTCCTCTAATTACAGTGATAACACAGCAGTGGCTCATTTCACAGAAGCACTTACAGACATGGGTGTGAATTCTGAAGAGTGCGGATATCCACTGGATGGAAAGAAAGACAGTGTTGCACTAGAGAGAAGTCAGAAGTCTGTTGGTGATATTTGTGTGGATGGAAATTTATCCAGTTCAAACATCAGTCGCAGCTCAGAGCCAGCCGGTCTTGAAAAAGCTGTCTGTAAACAGCCTACACTATTTAAGATGCCCTGTTCAAGCCTTTCCATAAACTCCCTGTTCTTTACTGATGAAGACTTTGATGACACATTTTGA